In Anser cygnoides isolate HZ-2024a breed goose chromosome 16, Taihu_goose_T2T_genome, whole genome shotgun sequence, one genomic interval encodes:
- the TCFL5 gene encoding transcription factor-like 5 protein produces MSGSGSAPEEPQTSTPPSTASVPEPAPAAGGPGGPSDVSFGEQNLSFATTDLSLVEMTEIEYTQLQHILCSHVEAQAAEGEVEARVSSAFLTGSSAEAPLHQASVNASQDGCSSNSSGSQLVFPVICQSALPPDSNLPSSYPCVGHIDFQELRLMLLSESNPPANQADKTPKGSSVEVPGHSLVKVKHGDSSVGTNKENVPVENSALASESRSKSAVRVRLEDRFNSIQTENPRCQEPQESGVTLNNLVTLIRQPSELIGVHQHQNKCATLVKNETVPTTPSSQFTYPLFTMNTCSASGSANPSQAQTSGTSCTILEAAKHQDLGIPRTFSFCCHQEIESTKQTVGAMNKALPEEVWIKFGEDTLCKQAISKRSCSRVSPLEANVDRKPLSDIQNTCDSQSTAPAQGSWQSAQSNAGVQVQSGTQEGVAQRRERHNRMERDRRRRIRICCDELNLLVPFCTADTDKATTLQWTTAFLKYIQEKHGDSLKQEFETVFCGKTGRRLKIASSDSFVTCPLQENTHGYGDQVA; encoded by the exons ATGTCAGGATCAGGATCGGCCCCAGAGGAGCCTCAGACCTCCactcctcccagcacagccagtgTTCCCGAGCCCGCTCCGGCTGCTGGCGGACCTGGAGGCCCAAGTGACGTTTCCTTTGGTGAGCAAAACCTTAGCTTCGCCACCACAGACCTCAGCCTGGTGGAGATGACGGAAATAGAGTACACCCAGCTCCAGCACATACTTTGCTCACACGTGGAGGCACAAGCTGCTGAAGGTGAAGTAGAAGCTAGGGTCAGTTCTGCTTTCTTAACTGGCAGCTCCGCAGAGGCCCCTCTGCACCAGGCCTCAGTGAACGCCAGTCAGGACGGGTGTTCCTCAAACAGCTCTGGGAGCCAGTTGGTTTTCCCGGTTATCTGCCAGTCAGCATTACCTCCCGACAGCAATTTGCCAAGTTCATACCCGTGTGTGGGCCACATTGACTTCCAGGAGCTCAGACTGATGTTACTTAGtgagtccaacccccctgcgAACCAAGCAGATAAAACGCCCAAGGGTAGCTCTGTAGAAGTCCCAGGACACAGTTTAGTAAAGGTTAAACATGGTGACAGTTCTGTTGGGACGAATAAAGAAAACGTTCCTGTTGAAAATTCGGCACTGGCATCAGAGTCTAGATCTAAATCTGCAGTCAGAGTTCGATTGGAAGACAGATTCAACAGCATCCAGACAGAAAACCCCAGATGTCAAGAACCCCAAGAATCTGGAGTAACTCTTAACAA tttagTAACATTGATTCGACAGCCATCGGAACTGATAGGTGTTCATCAGCATCAAAACAAGTGTGCTACATTGGTGAAAAATGAGACCGTACCTACCACACCTTCTTCACAGTTCACATATCCGTTGTTTACTATGAACACGTGTTCTGCTTCTGGGAGTGCTAATCCTTCACAAGCGCAG ACCTCTGGAACATCTTGCACTATCTTGGAAGCTGCCAAACATCAAGACCTTGGGATACCCAGAacgttttctttctgttgtcaTCAGGAAATTGAATCCACAAAGCAGACAGTAGGTGCTATGAATAAAGCTTTGCCTGAGGAAGTTTGGATTAAATTTGGAG aagaCACGTTATGCAAGCAAGCAATAAGCAAAAGAAGTTGCAGCCGAGTAAGCCCATTGGAAGCAAACGTAGATCGCAAACCTCTTAGTGACATTCAAAATACGTGCGATAGCCAGAGCACTGCGCCTGCCCAGGGTTCTTGGCAGTCAGCACAGTCCAATGCAGGTGTGCAGGTGCAGAGTGGTACACAGGAAGGAGTTGCTCAGCGAAGAGAAAGACATAACCGCATGGAGAGAGACAGAAG GCGCAGAATCCGGATTTGTTGTGATGAACTGAATCTGCTGGTTCCCTTCTGTACTGCTGATACCGATAAAGCAACAACATTACAATGGACAACGGCATTTCTGAAGTACATTCAGGAAAAGCACGGCGATTCGCTGAAACAG gaATTTGAGACTGTGTTCTGTGGTAAAACAGGCAGGAGACTAAAAATAGCAAGTTCAGACTCATTTGTAACGTGTCCACTGCAGGAAAACACGCATGGCTATGGAGACCAAGTAGCTTGA